TGGTGCCTGCGCGTCCCGTTTTGCCCTCAGGGCGTTTTTCTGGCTGCTGTCGCTGCTCGCCGCCTCGCTGCTCTGGTTCGTGTCGGCGCGGCTCAGCGGGCGGGAGGACGCGGCGCTGCTGCCGCTCGGAGCCGCCGCTgccgtgctgctgcaggagctctgcaggttCGCCTGCTTCAAAATACTCAAGTAAGAGCCCGCCCGGGGGGCCTGGGGAGCTGTGCCGATGGTTGGGGTGTGCCAGGGGTTGGGGAAACCAGAGCAGATGTTGGGGCTGTGTCCAGTGGagttttttccttgttaaacCGCGGGAGCGAGTCGAGCCGTTTCCTCGCACCCCGCGCTGGCCCCTGgttctcccttcccctctccgGTTGGATGAGGCTCATGCTCTCTCTCTGTCTGGCGGGGCAGGAAGGCGGATGAAGGGCTGGCGACCCTCAGTAAAGATGGGCGATCCCCGATCTCCCTGCGACAGATGGCTTACGGTGAGCAGAGCCCCGGCGCCGGGTGCTGCGTGCAatcctcctgcccttcctgagCCCAGCGAGCCTGTGTGGAGCTCACAGGGGTCCCTTGACCCTGGCTCTCCCCCACAGTGTCTGGACTCTCCTTTGGCATCATCAGTGGTGTCTTCTCCATCGTCAACATCCTGGTGGACTCTGCCGGGCCTGGCACTgttgggatccatggggatTCCCCTTACTACTTCATCACCTCTGGTGAGGCCAGGGCCacagcgaggaggaggaggaggaaggctctgGCTCTGAGGCTCCGTATCTGTCCCCACAGCCTTCCTCACCATGGCCCTGGTACTGCTCCACACCTTTTGGGGCATCATCTTCTTCGATGCCTGTGAGCGGCGCCGCACTGGAAGCCTGGGGCTGGTGGTGGGCAGCCACCTGCTCACCTCGGGGCTGGTGAGTCCTGGGGGGCACCGGAGCCTCTTGGGGTGCCCGGGCTGCTGGAGGTCACTGTGGGATTTCAGGAAGTTCAAGCCGGGTTTCCACAGAGCTAGGCGCTCTTTTTCCAGCCGTGGCTGTTTGGAGGGGTCAGGAAGGTGTGACCTGCCTCTCTGTGTCCACAGACCTTCCTGAACCCTTGGTACGAGGCCAGCTTGGGCCCCATCTTCATCCTCACGTTCTGCACCGGCCTCTGGGCCTTTGGCACCGCTGGCGGCTCCTTCCACAATGTCCTCAAGTGCCTCTCCTGTAAGGGGGGGCCGGGCTGGCAtttggggggctgggggggggcagagctgctgagttGGGGGTGGATGTGTCTTGTGGAATGGGGGTCATGTTCCTGGGGACTTCCACAAACCCCCAAACGACCCCCACCTCCATAAATGCCCCTTTTCCTCCCAGGTAAGCAGGAGCCTGAGGGCCAGGTCATGCTCTACTCAGCGCTGCAGGTGCCTCCTGAGGAGTGAGGGAGCCACGGCCCCGCAGCCGGACGCTCCTGCCAATGCctttgctcctcctgctccGGGGGAATTTGTGTCTGACCGCTGTTCCTGGGGGGCCTTTGGGGTCTGACCCATACTCCTGAGAGAGTTTGGAGTTCTGCTCCTGGGGAATTCAGGGTCTGACCAGTTCTcccagggggatttggggtctgACCACTGCTCCTTCCCCTTTGTTCCCAGATTGTGTTAACACCTTCCCCTCAGTTTGAGGCTCTGGGGAAGGCCAGGGTGGGACAGATGCCCTGGGGGAACTCAGGGCAGCACCCTCCCCGAATCCCTCGTGTTTGTCATCCTTGGGGGATCCCTGCACCAGGACTGGGATGCTCTGCCCTTCTCACCCCTTCAGCACCCAGAGGGTTGGAGGTGCAGCtggggtatttttttattttattttattttattaagagTAAAACCCTTTTACAAGAACACGGGACActgtggctgctggggagaaggggtggggggagaggggtTGTTCCCCCAttgagctctgctccagccttggGGGGCACCCAGGGGAGTCCTGATTTCTTGGGGGTGATAAGGTCCAGCCCCAAAACCCGTCAAAATCCCCTGTTCCCTCCCCACAAAAAGAGaccaggagggggaaaagggctTTATTTGCAGTGGGGCTGCGGGCAGGGGACAGCGTGAGCCCGATCCCAGCCTGGGGGTCAGCGGGAGCGTCCGGTGTCCAggggggagcggcgggaggAAGCCTTGAACACCACGTCCTGCGCCTGCGCCCGCCGCGCGCTGCCAGGGCAGAATCCAGGGTGAGGGGGGTCTCTGTGGAGCTCAGGGCCCCCCCTGCTTTTGGGGGTCCCTCTGAGGGGTGTGGGGGGTCTCACCGCATCCGCTTGGCCCCAAAGTGGACGGCGAGGAAGAGGCCGACGCAGCCGGCGACAGCGCCGAAGATGATGGCGATGACCTCACCTGTGTGCCGGGGTGGGGGTCAGGGGGGTCCAGGGGTGacccccccagcccagcccagcctcctggaGTATCCCTACCTGTGGAATATCCCTCTGGCTCTGCAAGGGAAAGGGCAGGGTCAGGGCCAGCTCCTGGTGCCCAGCTGGGGCTCCAGGAGCCACGTGAGGGGCGCAGGGGACCCTTCCCACCCCTCTGCTCCGCTCACCCCTGGGGAAGGACGAGAGCACCAGGCGCTGGTTCAGCTCCTGCGGGGCCCGGAAATTATCcaccaggggctggggctcctcCAGCTCGGCCTCCTCCGTGGAGTAAAggcttccctggagctgctccagctggaaggggaagggggaagcactgggggctgTGTTTGCCAAGCTCGAGGGGCTCCCCCCAGAGCAGGTCCTACCTGGGCCTGGCTGATGCGAACGGGCTGCGGGAAGAGCGTCCAGAGGACGCTCTGGAAGCACGGTGGGGTGGTCAGGGACCCATTGTACCGGTAGTAGCGGTCGAGGTGTGCGGGGAGCAGGTCCTGGATGCTGAAGGAGGGGATGGCCACCGTCTGCCCTGTGGGGGGGAGCAGTTGGGGGGTGCTgggagggggatttggggttttccccccttccctctcctcaccTGCGTAGCGGATGCTGCCGAGATGCCTCAGGATGTTATCGTAGGCGGGGTGGGGGTCATCTCCCACCTGGAGGAGTGGGTGGGGGGCCAGTAAGGGGCTGAGGgagggtgggtgggtgggtgggggcATGGGTGTGGGGTCTGTACCTCCAGGAGGACGCCGAGCACAGCCAGCCCACCGGGGTGCTGCTGCGCTGCGCTGGCGTCGGCGAAACGCTCGATGTCGAAGTGCACCACGTGCATCTACGGCACAGTGGGGaccccctgagcccccagccctACCACCCCCAACCCCTGCGTCCTGGTTCCCATCCCACACCGCTGCCTGCGCCcatcccagcacctcccacAGTGCCCAGATCTGCTCCCACTCCGTTTCCcaccctttttttcttctgcaccccatcccctccctgccctcatTTCACATCCTTGGACTCATTTCCCTCACCATTCCCTGCAGCAAATTCCTGAAGTGCAAACCCATTCTCCACACTGTTCCCATGCTGCTTCCCACAACCACTTCCCACACAATTCCCACGCCATTTCCTCACCCCAAACCCGTTCCCGTCCTCTTTTCCTCATCCATTTCCCGCTCCCAGACCCATTTTTGGAGCCGTTCCCCGCCCGGTACCTCGGCGGGGGCGCGGTGCCCATCCAGCAGGTGCTCAGCGCCAGCGGCGTGGCCGGGCCGGCCCCAGTGGAAGTGGAGCTGTACGGCAGCGAAGGTGTGGGGCAGCCCCCGGAGTCGCAGGGACGGTGGCAGCGCCAGCACGGCTGCGGGACAGGGGcgtcagcagggctgggacaccgGCGGCTCCCCGGTTCTCCCCCCGGCGCTCACCGGTGTGGCCGTTGTTGGCGAGGGTCAGCCGGGGGCTCTCGGGGTGCTCGTAGCCCTCGGGCTGCAGCGGCGGCAGGGACAGATCCGGCCGCGCCCGCGCCGTGGTGATGTCGATGGGTGACTGCGCCCGGCCCCCACACTCGGGGTGTTCCTcgtgccagtgctgctgcccgTGGGGACCTGGGGGGGACCAGAGCCCAGGTGGGACCCCCCACACCAGGTCACCCCAGGGGCGGCTTCACCCAGAAGGGTCCTGTGACCCAAAACGCCCTCGGTGCCCCCCAAACCGGGACACGAGTGACGTTCCCAAAGGCCTCGTTAATCTGCTGGGGACATTTTTTCCGGCCGGGGGAGCGGGGACAAAGCCGAGGGCCGGGGGGGGGCACCCATGGGTCCCCTGGGCCCGGCAGGATGGGGCTTAGCGGGATTTGGCCAAGGCCGGATCCTAATTGGATTTGGCAGCAGGAGCCTTATGTAAAGGAGCACAAAGGGACCATTGGAGCGAGGGGGGCAAAggggggggcaggagggggaaaatGGGGGGCTGCACCCGTTCACTGCCGCCTGTTTTAGGGGACTCAGGTGTCTAGAGGGGAGCGACGGGGGGCTGTCATCCACTCATCTCCTTCCCATTTGGGGCACCCACATGTCCAGGATCACGGGGGGCCTGTCACCCATCtacctccctgccctctggggaGACCCCTGTGAGCCCCCCAGCTCAGGGGGCTTCAGGGGGTGGGGATAAATGGGGGTTCCCTGGCTGGGGCCCGACGACTCACCTTCGTACGTCCAGTGGGGACCTGTTGGGGAGAGCGGAGGCGTTGGGGTGGGGGCTCGGCCAAGCCCCCTGGCCCAACATGGGGGCACCGGAGGGGGTCTGGGGCTGCACCCCAGAGTGGGATCTGCCAGGGGCACCCCGGGGGGACTCACCAGCGGGCAGGGCGGGGGCCAGgccccccaggagcagcagcacgcTCAGCATGGCGGGGGGCAAGGGGGGCCGGGTGACACCGGCCCGGCCCTAAATACCCACCCAGGGGGACGGCCCCCCCCCGGGGGGAcggggagggctggaggagccaTGTCCGGGGTGTCGGGGTGTGGGGACGGCGGAGATGGGGTTGTGTGcttgcaggggctgtggggctgcgAACTCTGGACTTGTGGGGTGAGGAGTTTTTAGtactggggtttggggggctcTGAGGGTTTGGGGGGCCTGAAGAGGGACCCTTGTGGAGGGTCGTTGGGTGGGGTCTTGGGGGGACCTGGGGGTCACCCTGGGTCTCGTGCGGGGAGAGTTGCGCTGGGGGCTCTGGGtcctgggtgggattttggggggaagaTGAGGGAGTGTGTGtgtcggggggggggggcttgGGGGTGCTCGGGGTGAGGGGGGAGCCCCAGGCAGACCCTGCGGCCGCTCCCCGGCCACGCCCTTCTCCGTGAGGCCCCGCCCCGAGGGCGGTCCCCACGCGCGAGCGTGACGTCACAGGACCCCCGCCCCCACGTGGGGGCCCACGCGCCGCCTCGCCCCGGTTATGTAACGGCGTGGGgggcgcggccgccccgcccaTTGGCCGAGACGCGGCCCCGGGATCGCCGCTCATTGGCTGGAGGCACCGGGGCGGTGCCGGCGTGGCGGGGGCGCGGCCTGAGACCCCTCAGAAAGCTGCCCGCCAGGGGGCGCTGCGCAGCGCCGCGTGACCCGAACCGCCGTGCGGGGGGGGCGTGGCCAGAGCCCCGCCCTCCGGCCAATCAGCGCGGGGCGGTGGCACGAGCCAACGGGAGCGAGGGGGCGCGGCCTCTCGGAGAGCAGCGGCCAatgggagcggggcggggcggggcccggccggAGGCACGTGCGGCCGCGCACGTGTCCGCGTGGGGCcgccgcgggcggggcgggaccggcaccggcaccggggaCAGAGAGACCGGGACACGGGAACAGAGAGACCGGGACACTGAAcagcggcaccggcaccggggaCAGAGAGACCGGGACACGGGAACAGAGAGACCGGGACACTGAAcagcggcaccggcaccggggaCAGAGAgaccgggacaccgggacatcGGCACCGGGGACAAAGAGACCGGGAcagcggcaccggcaccggAGACACAGAGACCGGCACCGGGGACAGAGAGACCGGGACAGCGGGACCAGCACCGGGGACAGAGAGACCGGGACACCGAACAGCGGGACCGGCAACAGAGAGACCGGGACACCGAACAGCGGGACCAGCACCGGGGACAGAGGGACCGGCTCAGGGACATTGACACCGGCACGGGAAACGGGGACAGCGATACCAGCAGCAGCATCGGGACACCGATACCGGGACAGGAACGGGGACGGTGATACTGGAACAGTGATACCCGCAGTGGATCAGGGACAGGAACAGCGACACCGGCACCGGAGCAGCGGCGCTGGGACGGGGACACCGGCACCGCCGCAGCTGCAGCGGGGGGGAGCAGGTGGGATCCGGAGTGACCAGGACCAGGGGTGGTTCCGGTAACGGGGCGCCCTCGTGATGGTTCTGGGGGTCCCAGTGTGGGGGGGAAGATCCCCGTCACGGGCCGGGCTCCTGCAGGGGGGATCTGAGTTCTGGGGAGGGGGCGGCAGGTGATGGAGTGCGGGGAGCTGGTGGGGGCTCCGGGGCAGTCCCGGGGTGTCCCAGGCCTGGGGGAGGTCGCAGTACCGGGGGCGCTGTCCTGTGGCCGGGGGTCTCCTGGCACTAGGGATGGTTCTGCCTGAAGGGTCCCAGTGCCAGGTGTGTCCCTGCACCCCCCACCCTGTCTGTGGAGATGCCAAATCTGCTCCCCAGGGCCTGTGAGGTGACACTGTGGGTGTGGGGGGTGACACCCCCATGGGAGAACAAGGCAGttccttctcttccatttttgtCTCATAtccccctctttttttattttttttttcctctgtgtttcactccctgtccccagacAACCTCGGCTGGGTGACCCTGCAGGAACTgaaggcagggagaggctcCCCTGGGGGGGCCACCCCCGCCATGGAGCCCCCCGCCCGCGCCTGCTCCTGCGGCTCCCCTGCGTCTGACAGCGAGGTGGAGGCTGGCAGCTCCCTCCGGAGCCCCCCCAAACCCGAGCGCAGCCGCAAGCGCCCGGCGGGGCTGGACCGAGCAGCCCCGGAATCGCCGCCATCGCCCCGCGGGGGGAAGCGCCCTCGAAAAGGGGAGGGCGGGGATGTCCCCCCCAGCGATGGCGATCGCCTCTTTGCCCAAAAGGTGAGATTTGGGCAGAAAATGAAGGGATACCACCCACCCCCAAAAGATGGGAGGCGGGGGAGGGCTTGGTcccctaaaaagaaaaaaaaatggggctGCCTTATTTTCCCCACCTGAAACAGGTGATGAGCAGGGTTCGGGGGCTCAGAGGGTGATAAGTGGGGTTTGAGGGGGGATGAAAGGGTTGGGGGCTATGCATGAGACCCCTTCCCCAGTCTGGGTGCAGCCCagtcacctcctcctccccttcctcagtGCCAGGAGCTCCGGGGTTTCATCCGGCCGCTggcggagctgctggaggggctgcggcggggccggtACGACAGAGGTGGGTGCCCCTCGcaccttctttttcccctccccagcacctCTTTTCCCCCTACGGAGAACTCACACAATTTCGGGACTCCCCAGGCCTGAGCAGCTTCCAACAGAGCGTGGCCATGGACCGGCTCCAGCGGATCATCGGGGTTCTGCAGAAGCCAGAAATGGGGTGAGCGCCCCAAAAGTCCCCAGggggagggcacagggacacccccgCGGGTGCCCCCTCTCCGCGGAGGGTGACAGGAGCTCTCTCCCCGCAGCGCCCGGTACCTGAGGACGCTGCTGCAGGTGGAGGCGATGCTGAGGCTCTGGTTCCCCCACGTCGCCCCCAAACCCGTGCTGGACCCGGTTCCCCCCGCAGCTCCCCAGCGGCGCCGCCCCCCCGCCGGTCCCCCCGGGGCTCCCCGGTGCCGCCGCTTGCCCGGAGACCTCCCCGGGGATCTCCCCACCCTCGCCAGCCCCGCGGGGACGTTACAGCAGCACGGATCCCCCCCGTGCCAGGCCGGGATCCCCGAATCCCCTCCGGCGCCGGACGTGTGACGCCCCCCCCGGCTCGAGGGGGGGGGGAAGATGTCATGTGCATTtcttggttttgccttttttgattttttttttttttaacctgtggTCAGTGAGacccgcgggcgggcgggactGACCTGGGGGGGCACCGAAGCTCCCCCAGAAGCCCCAACCCCGGGGCGGCCGCGTGCCTTGGCCAGAGCGGAGCCCGGGCCCTCCCGGGCTTGTGCCTTCCCCCGTGGCTTGGGGCGGTCGGGGGCGAGTGCGGCCCCCCGGAGCGGTGGTAGGCGGCTGAGGGGTGGAGATGCGGATCCCCGAGTGGGGATATCCCACAGCCGGCCCTGCTGGAAGCAATAAACGCCGCAGGAGCGGCCGGGGCCAGCCGGTGtcgtgtggtttttttccttggggaGGGTTGGGGGGTGCGTTCCTGTCCTCAAGGGGCTCAGAGCCGCCGCCGGCCCGTGGTGTCCCTTCGTCCCCTCCGCTGTGGGACCCCGAGTGCGCACGATGCCTCCAGTGCCGGTACAGGGAGAGTCCCGGGACCTTCCCGGTGCCGCTGCCCGCCGGAAGTCCCTGGAGCACCGGAAATCCCTCCCAACGGAAGTTCCACCCTCAGCCACTTCCGGTCCGGgcgcggagcggccgcggcATCACCGGGGTCAGTCGGGGCGAGCACCGGACCGGGGTCCTTGGGTCCTACCGGGAGCGGCCTGAGCAGGGCCAGCCGGGGGCGGAGGGGGGGGGtccggggcagcgccgggtCCCTGCCGTGTTCCCTTGGGGCTCTGCGGGAGGGACCGCGCTCTCCCTGTACCCGGGGATCCCCGGGGCGGGGGAAAGGAGGGACCGGCTCCTCCGAGCCCCGGAGCCTCCCGGTCCCAGCCGCCCCGTCCCGCAGCAGCGCGGCCATGGCGAATCACCTGCGCTTCGTGGGCCGCACCGTGATGGTGCAGAACGGGAACGTGGAGGCGGCGTACGGCGTCCTGAACAGGTGAGCATCGGGGTGGGGGAACGGCCCCACAGCCCGGCCGGGAATCGGGGCCACAATTCCTTCACGTCCTGGGTTGAGAAGCAGAATTTCTTGAGCAGAAGGTGACGGGAGGGTGATGCCGGGCTCTTCTCGTCAGCTCTGCGTCCCGCCGCTCCCCGGGATGCGGGTGTCAATGGAGTGAAAGAAAGGAATGGCTCAGCACAGAAACTGGCGAGGGCAGCGCTGTTCCTCGAGGAGCTGCGTGCTCAGCGCACACCTTCGCTGGCCCCACAGAAGTGGGGGGGATTCCTTCCCCTCCTCGCTCTCCTCATGGCTGGATAGCGAGGAGAACGAGCTGAGGGTCCCCGCGGGGACCGAGCTATGCCCAGGGTTTGCAGCGTGGCGTGGtttgttcctccctcctcctcgcACATCCCGGAACCTTTCCCGCCGCCGTCACGGCTCTCTCCCTTCTCGCAGGATCCTGGCGCAGGACGGCGTGGCTGATGCCGTGCGCCGCTCCCGGTACTACGAGAAGCCGtgccgggcgcggcggcggcgcgccTTCGAGGCGTGCCGGCGGGTGTACTGCGCCGAGATGGCGCGCAGGATCGCCTTCCTGGCGCGGAGCAGCCGGCAGGACCCGTGGCTGGGCTGCTGAGAGGAGCCGGCCCCAATAAAAACCCTCTCGTTCCGATCCCCGTTAATTGAGTGTGGTTAATTGCGGCGGGAGAAGGGGGCGTGGTCGGTGGGCGGGGTTAAGGGGGCGTGGCTGAGCCCGCGCCGGGACACGCCCCCTGCCTGGGGTGAGCGCGCCCCCCACCGGGGCCGTTTCCTTCCCGGCGCCCCCCGCGCGCTCCGCCGCGCACGCGCCCCGCGCCCGTTTCCGCTTCCGCCCCGACGCGCCGTCACCGTCAGGGGCCGCCGggccgggaccgggaccggcGTGAGGGAACGGAGCCGGTGAGGAGAAACGGGGCCGCTGCGGAGGGGCgtggagggaaaggggaaagcgGGCGGGCTGCCGAGAGGGAGGCGGAggcgggcccggcccgcgcGGAGCCGCTCTCCCGGCGCGCCGCGCTgagggggccgggccgggccccgggcGCAGCTCCGCGGCAGCGGGAGAGGCCGGGCCCTGCGGGGCAGCCGGGGTGCGCTGGGCTCAGCGGGAGCACCGTGTGTCCGGCGGGGCTGAGCTCCGTCCGTCCGGGTGAGGCCGAACGAGGCGGCGGAACGCCGGCGCGGTCGGGCGGTGCTCGGGGACGCGTTCATCGGTCCTGCTGTGGGTTACGGGGGTTGTGTCCCGCCCGGCCCCCGGAGCGCTGCGGCTCATGGAGCTGCTCCCCAcggtggctctgctctcccggTGCCACAGGGAAACACCCGTAAAGCTGCGGCTGCTTCCCCTGCGGCTCCAGCTGGAGCTCAGGTCGGGTGGAGGCTGAAGCGGCTCCGGTGTTAGGACTGACCGCCGGGGGCCCATTCCCAGATCCAGGAAGGATAACTGAACCCTGGATCCCATTCCCGGCTCCAGCCGTGCCGGGTGTCCGTTCCCACAGCCCCGCGCTGGGGCAGTGGCCCCGCGGGGCTCCTGTC
This genomic stretch from Hirundo rustica isolate bHirRus1 chromosome 29, bHirRus1.pri.v3, whole genome shotgun sequence harbors:
- the APH1A gene encoding gamma-secretase subunit APH-1A isoform X1 encodes the protein MGAAVFLGCAAIAFGPAAALLLLTVAAEPLRVIVLVVGAFFWLLSLLAASLLWFVSARLSGREDAALLPLGAAAAVLLQELCRFACFKILKKADEGLATLSKDGRSPISLRQMAYVSGLSFGIISGVFSIVNILVDSAGPGTVGIHGDSPYYFITSAFLTMALVLLHTFWGIIFFDACERRRTGSLGLVVGSHLLTSGLTFLNPWYEASLGPIFILTFCTGLWAFGTAGGSFHNVLKCLSCKQEPEGQVMLYSALQVPPEE
- the APH1A gene encoding gamma-secretase subunit APH-1A isoform X5: MVCQCGIRGNRKGLKPCTVLHARTVPPPKTSGTKPRQFRSRDSASWRGCYCRHLTTSTVSGTRETGRFSGCCRCSPPRCSGSCRRGSAGGRTRRCCRSEPPLPCCCRSSAGSPASKYSTFLTMALVLLHTFWGIIFFDACERRRTGSLGLVVGSHLLTSGLTFLNPWYEASLGPIFILTFCTGLWAFGTAGGSFHNVLKCLSCKQEPEGQVMLYSALQVPPEE
- the APH1A gene encoding gamma-secretase subunit APH-1A isoform X3 codes for the protein MLMETVHVLHTGACRADLSGIRGNRKGLKPCTVLHARTVPPPKTSGTKPRQFRSRDSASWRGCYCRHLTTSTVSGTRETGRFSGCCRCSPPRCSGSCRRGSAGGRTRRCCRSEPPLPCCCRSSAGSPASKYSTFLTMALVLLHTFWGIIFFDACERRRTGSLGLVVGSHLLTSGLTFLNPWYEASLGPIFILTFCTGLWAFGTAGGSFHNVLKCLSCKQEPEGQVMLYSALQVPPEE
- the APH1A gene encoding gamma-secretase subunit APH-1A isoform X4, with protein sequence MTDQVLGILLAEVLIYSGIRGNRKGLKPCTVLHARTVPPPKTSGTKPRQFRSRDSASWRGCYCRHLTTSTVSGTRETGRFSGCCRCSPPRCSGSCRRGSAGGRTRRCCRSEPPLPCCCRSSAGSPASKYSTFLTMALVLLHTFWGIIFFDACERRRTGSLGLVVGSHLLTSGLTFLNPWYEASLGPIFILTFCTGLWAFGTAGGSFHNVLKCLSCKQEPEGQVMLYSALQVPPEE
- the APH1A gene encoding gamma-secretase subunit APH-1A isoform X2, with protein sequence MLLSTPDDVHRVWNEGNRAFFWLLSLLAASLLWFVSARLSGREDAALLPLGAAAAVLLQELCRFACFKILKKADEGLATLSKDGRSPISLRQMAYVSGLSFGIISGVFSIVNILVDSAGPGTVGIHGDSPYYFITSAFLTMALVLLHTFWGIIFFDACERRRTGSLGLVVGSHLLTSGLTFLNPWYEASLGPIFILTFCTGLWAFGTAGGSFHNVLKCLSCKQEPEGQVMLYSALQVPPEE
- the CA14 gene encoding carbonic anhydrase 14, with the translated sequence LEAAQAWGVPKLCPHWTYEGPHGQQHWHEEHPECGGRAQSPIDITTARARPDLSLPPLQPEGYEHPESPRLTLANNGHTAVLALPPSLRLRGLPHTFAAVQLHFHWGRPGHAAGAEHLLDGHRAPAEMHVVHFDIERFADASAAQQHPGGLAVLGVLLEVGDDPHPAYDNILRHLGSIRYAGQTVAIPSFSIQDLLPAHLDRYYRYNGSLTTPPCFQSVLWTLFPQPVRISQAQLEQLQGSLYSTEEAELEEPQPLVDNFRAPQELNQRLVLSSFPREPEGYSTGEVIAIIFGAVAGCVGLFLAVHFGAKRMRARRAQAQDVVFKASSRRSPLDTGRSR
- the CIART gene encoding circadian-associated transcriptional repressor; this translates as MDRLQRIIGVLQKPEMGARYLRTLLQVEAMLRLWFPHVAPKPVLDPVPPAAPQRRRPPAGPPGAPRCRRLPGDLPGDLPTLASPAGTLQQHGSPPCQAGIPESPPAPDV
- the MRPS21 gene encoding small ribosomal subunit protein bS21m isoform X2, with product MANHLRFVGRTVMVQNGNVEAAYGVLNRILAQDGVADAVRRSRYYEKPCRARRRRAFEACRRVYCAEMARRIAFLARSSRQDPWLGC
- the MRPS21 gene encoding small ribosomal subunit protein bS21m isoform X1 — translated: MANHLRFVGRTVMVQNGNVEAAYGVLNSSASRRSPGCGCQWSERKEWLSTETGEGSAVPRGAACSAHTFAGPTEVGGIPSPPRSPHGWIARRTS